TTCATCTTGACGCCCATAAACCAGGCGTGGCCGATCTGGGCATCCTCTCCCAGGAAATAGACAATACGCAGATTGAGGTTGTCCAGAATGGCTGCAAGATCGAGCGCACTATCGTCGAGTTCGATGCCTGCGAGTTCTGCAGAATCGGGTGGCAGTTCCTCAAACACGAAACGCCGACGCAGTGCTGTATCCAGCAGCGAGATAGATCTGTCGGCCGTGTTCATCGTGCCAAGGATGTACAGATTGGCCGGAAGGGAGAATGCGGTTTTGGAATAAGGAAGTGTGACGGTGATCGCCGCAGGCGCTCCTTGTCTCTTGTCTGCCTCCAGAAGCGTGATGAGTTCGCCCAGAACCTTCGAGATGTTGGCGCGATTGATCTCGTCAATGATGAGGACATGGTTGCCGGCCTGCTTCGAAGCCCGCTCTGCCATCACTTTCAGCACACCCGCTTCCGGTTCGAGCGTGAAGCCTGCGCCCGATGCCATAGGCTTGGGTCGCAATCCCTCGACGAAATCTTCGTAGGTATAGCTTTGATGGAAGGTGACGAAGCCGATGCGCCCGTCCCTGACCAGTTGCTCATAGGACGCGCGCACTGCACCCGGATCGGACGCCGCCTGGCCTAGACATATCTCGACGGCGCGTTGTGCGGTGCTGAACGTCTTGCCCGTACCCGGGGGGCCATAGAAGATCGTATTCAGTTCAAAACCGGATGGAGATGGCACGACGGCTTCTTCATCCAGTTTATCTGCCGAGTGCGCCTTCTTTTTTTTCGGCTTCTGCCAGACAGGCCTGAAGTCACCCTCGTAGAAATCGACGTGTGAACCATGCTTGGCTTCAAGGCTCTTGCGCAAAGTCAGAAGTGCGTCATCGAGCTTGGCTATGCTCATGGCGCCGGTATCGGCTGCGGTTGTGGCCCCGAAGCCAGCCAGAATATCCCGTTTATGCTGGCCGGCGCTGATGCGCTCGAAGCTGTCAGGAAAAAGCAGGAAGGGCAGGATATGACGCAATTGCCGATTCTCGCCGTTCACCTGTATCTCGAACCAACTGGCAAATGCGCCGCCGTCCCCAAGCAGGCGTCGACGTTCATCAACAGGCCTGGATTTGAGATCCTGCATGGCGGTAATCAGCAGAACGAGCTCGCGCCATTTATTGTTGTTATACCCTTGGCCAGCCCGGCCGACACCGTAAAGAACCTGTTCTGTCAGGGCTGTCACATCTTGTGGCAGATCCTGGCCTGACCAGGACCAAACCTCGCGGACTTTCCGATCCTTGGTCGGAGGAGAGACATCGCCACGCTGGAAGGCATAAAGTAGCCAGATCAGCTCGGCCATCAGGCAGTGCGCTTCAGCGGTTGCGTCAGACAGCTGGACTTTCAGCTTTTCGAAGAACTTGCCTTCGCCCTCATCGAGGTTCTGCACGTAGGTACGCTGCAATTCCGCAAAGTGTTCAGCGGTCCAGAGTGAGCGTCCAGGTGACAGCAGGGAACCATCGCCGATCAGGCAATCAGTGCGAAGACGATCCATCGTCTCGTAAAGTGGAGAAAGATCAGCATCTGGGTTATAACGGGCCACGAAAATTCCTCGGAAATACTTAGATAACCATTGCGGCATGCAATATTCGTCTTCCGACTGGCGCGAGTCGGTCCAGCTTGCATAAGAAACCAGCAAAGCTCTTTTTGTCCAGTATACAGAGGCATTTGGGGGAAAGCCTTCCCCCTGGTCGGCACCGGCGTTGCCGACGCACCCCCATCAGCGGGGAGACCCCGCAACGCCCCCTTCAGAGTGAGAGTGCGGACGGGTTTCCCGTGACGGGTTGAGGGCTGGAAGAAAGGCTTCTGGCGCCCGTCGCGGAGATCATCCCGATGGCCAGACACGATCGCAGCGCTGCGGAAGGTGGCGCGCGTAGCAACCTTTACGACGACATCACCAACAAGATCATCGCCGAGCTGGAGCAGGGCCGGCTCCCCTGGGTCCAGCCCTGGGGAGCGTCGCCCGATACCGCCCCACTGGGCCTGCCGAGAAATGCTTCAACCGGCCGGTCCTATTCAGGCATCAATATTCTCATTCTCTGGGGCGCTGTCATCCAGCATGGCTTTCCCGGTCAGGCGTGGCTGACTTTCCGCCAGGCGCTGTCGCTTGGCGGCAATGTCAGGAAGGGCGAGCGCGGCACCACTGTCGTTTATGCCGACCGTTTCACCCCCGAGGACGAAAAACGCCGTGCCCGCGAGACGGGCGAGGATGCACATGCCATACCGTTCCTGAAGCGGTTCACGGTCTTCAATGCCGCACAATGCGATGGCCTGCCCGATGACATCACGGCAATCGCGCCACCACCCGCACCGGGCCTGATCGAACCCCGGGTCGAGGCGCTGATCCGGGCCACCGGCATCGACTTCCGTATTGGTGGCAATCGCGCCTTCTATATGCCATCCCTCGACTATGTGCAGGTGCCGCCGCCACAAGCCTATTTCGAGCCGATCAACTGGCACCGGACAGCCCTGCATGAGCTGGGTCACGCCAGCGGCCATCACAGCCGTCTCAACCGCGATCTGACCGGTTCGTTCGGCTCGAAGAAATATGCCTTCGAGGAAATGATTGCCGAGCAGACCGCGGCCTTCAGTTGCGCCGCGCTCGGGATCGTGCCGACCGTCCGCCATGCCGATTACATTGGGTCGTGGTTGGAGGTCATGCACGAGGATTCCCGCGCCATTGTCCGCGCGGCCTCGCAGGCAAGCAAGGCGGCTGACTGGCTGCTGTCGCATCTGCCGGCCGAGGACACCGTGGAGTCGGATGCCAGCGTAACCGACCGGAGGGCTGCGGCATGATCCTCCTGACCGGCACACAGCGCGACCGCCTGCTGGCCAATGGTCGCCAGCGAGATCAGGATCACATCCCGGTCGTGAAGTTCTTCAATCCCTTCGGCGAGGGCGTCTGGCTCGCCACCGAACTGGATGAGGATGGCGACATCATGTTTGGCCTGGCCGATCTCGGCTATCCCGAACTGGGGTCGTGGAGCCTTGGCGAGATGCAGTCAGTCCGGCTGCCCTTCGGCATAGGCATCGAGCGCGATCTATTGTTCACCGGGGATTTTCCCATCTCGGTCTGGGCCGAGGCCGCCCGTGAGACCGGCAGCATCCGCGCCGCCGAGCGTCTGCTCTACCGCTTAGGCGCGGGTCTTTCCCGTACATCCGCCGATACAGAGAACCGGAGTGCCTGATTTCCGGGTTTCAGGTTCTGCGGCTAGCGTCGCTCTCTTCAGAGGAAGAGGGCGGCGCTTCGCTTCGTGACGGGCTGATAGCCGGAGAGAGAGGCTCACCGGCGTCCGTCATGGAGTAACTGACATGACCACTGCCGTTCAGAAGATCACCCTGTCGTCGTCGCGCGACATTCCTTTCAACAAGCTGGTGCTCAGCCAGTCCAACGTCCGGCGCGTCAAGGCCGGGATATCGGTCGAGGAACTGGCCGAGTCAATCGCCCGTCGCGGCTTGATCCAGTCCCTGCATGTCCGCCCGGTCGTGGATGCCGAGGGCAAAGAGACCGGCATGTTCGAGGTGCCCGCCGGCGGTCGCCGCTTTCGCGCGCTCGAACTGCTGGTCAAGCAGAAGCGCCTCGCCAAGGTCGCGCCGGTCCCCTGCGTCGTGTCGGAAGCCAGCGCCGATGTGCTGATCGACGAGGTATCGCTCGCCGAGAATATCGAGCGGGCACCGCTGCATCCGCTCGATCAGTTTCGCGCCTTCCAGGCCATGCGCGAAAAGGGCATGACCGAGGAAGTCATCGCCGCCGCCTTCTTCGTCGATGCCAAAGTGGTGAAGCAGCGCCTGCGGCTGGTTTCTGTCTCACCGGCATTGCTCGATCTCTATGCCGAGGACGGCATGACGCTGGAGCAGTTGATGGCCTTCACCGTCAGCCCTGACCATGCCCGCCAGGAACAGGTCTGGGACGCGATCAAGGATGGCTGGCAAAAGGAACCCTACCACATCCGCCGCTTGCTGACCGAAACCACGGTCCGCGCCGCTGACAAGCGGGCAGTGTTTGTCGGCATTGCCGCCTATGAGGAGGCTGGCGGCTGCGTCTTGCGCGATCTCTTTCAGCAGGACGATGGCGGCTGGCTGCAAGATCCGGTGCTTCTCGACCGGCTGGTGGGCGAGAAGCTGAAGGCCGAGGCCGAAGCCATCGCCGCCGAGGGCTGGAAGTGGATCGAGGTCGCCATCACCTTTCCCTATGGTCACGATCATGGCCTTCGCCAGATTGTCGGCACCACGGTTGATCTGAGCGAAGAGGAACGCGCCACCCGCGAGGCATTGCGCGACGAATATGACCGGCTTGAAGCCGAATATGGCGAGGCTGACGAACTGCCTGACGAGATCGACGCCCGCCTCGGTGAGATCGAACAGGCGCTGGAAACCTTCGAGCACCGCCCGATGACCTTCGAGCCGGACCAGATCGGCATGGCGGGTGCCTTCGTCAGCATCGACGCTGATGGCGCATTGCTGGTCGAGCGCGGCTATGTTCGCGCCGAGGATGAAACGCCTGCGGAACCGGAAGCTGAGATCGTTGACCCGGAAACTGGCGAGGTGATCCAGCGGGCAGAACCGGAGGAAGGCCGCATGCGTGCAGTCATCACGCTGGGCGGTCGGCCGGTCGAAACGGAGGAGGAAGATGATGCCGACACCATCAAGCCGCTGCCTGATCGGCTGGTCAGCGAGCTGACCGCGCATCGCACGCTGGCACTGCGGGATGCGGTGGCCGTGAACCCGCATGTCGCCATGACGGCACTGCTCCACCGGCTGGTCATGAATTGCTTCATGCCGCATTCCAGTCGCGGGTGCCTGGAAGCACAGGTCCGGGAGGTTCATCTGCCCGCTCAGGCCGAGGATCTGCGCGATAGCGCATCGGCCAAGGCCATCGCTGACCGGCACGAACGCTGGGGCGATCATGTCCCGGCAGACGATGCCGCCCTCTGGGATTGGCTGACCGATCTGGACGATGGTTCGCGCATGGATCTGCTCGCTCATTGCGTCAGCTTCGGTGTGAATGCGCTTTATGAGAAGCCGAATCCTTACAGCGGCACAGGCGTCAGCCAGCACGGGCTGGACATCCGCCTGTCGCAGGCTGACCGGCTCGCGCGTTCGACCGGCCTCGACATGGTGGCCGTGGGTTGGCGGCCGACGGTTGGCAATTATCTCGGCCGCGTGACGAAGCCGCGTATCCTTGAAGCTGTGCGCGAAGGGGCCGGAGACCGGGCCGCCGATCTGATCGGACACCTCAAGAAGGGCGACATGGCCAAGGAAGCCGAACGCCTGCTGGCGGAAACCGGTTGGCTGCCCGAGCCGCTGCGCATGGTGGACGAAGGTATCGAAGTCGATCCGGCATCGGGCGCTGCGGCGGAAGCCGACGATCTGCCCGATTTCCTCTCTGGTGATGGCGAGGACGACCCGGCTGACGACGAGGAAGAACAGCATATGGTCGCTGCTGAATAGCACTCATGCGGGGCGGCTTCGGTCGCCTCGTCTATCGCCCTCCGTTTCCGCAACTCGCCCGGTCCTCGTGATCGGGCTTTTTCTTTGGAGAGCCGCCATGGCTGCCAGCATCGACATTGACGAAATCTTCGCCCAGGATCGGGAGAACCATCCGAACGAACGAACGCTGCCTTGGGAAGAAACCCGCGACGGCATCACCGTCGTCGTCGAGCCAAAGCCCCATTGGGCCGAGGACATGCGCGTGTTCCGCCTCGATGCCCGTGAATATTGCCGCTACACCGAATGGACTGCCCATGGCGGCCGTGCGCGGTTCTATGGTCATATTGACACATCGGGCGACGATCTGATGATGAAAGCACGCGCCATGATCGCCCGAGAAATTGCCGATGGGCTTTGGAGCTGAAGGTCCGATCGCAGGGTGTCGGGCCGTGAGGATGGGAGGTCTGCACCGGACGGGTCCATTCCGGCTTCACCATGCAATCCGCCGTCTCCTTCAGAACAAGCGGCAGCCATCTTTGGCCTGAAGGGAACACGATCCTGATGCCAGCATGGTGGCAAGGCTGGCGCGGCAGAGCATCTGCGACGGGTAGCCGGCATCCAGTCAGATGCGAAAAACCACCCCCGCTTCCATTCGCAAACCTTGGTCCGATCCGTCTCTTTGACATTCAACCCCGAAGGGGTCGGCTTACGCGCGCGTGCCGCCCTCGGGGATTCGGAAAAAGTCCGAACGCCCTCGGGTGATTGCAGATCCGGTCAGACACTTCGGGCGCCTGTCGCGCGGGGGATGGTCCCCCGCCTCCAAAGACAGGAGCCGGAACCCATGTCCTATGCAGATGCCACCGCCTTCGCCGCCAGCCTCGCCACCACGCTGATGGT
This sequence is a window from Paracoccus aerodenitrificans. Protein-coding genes within it:
- a CDS encoding McrB family protein yields the protein MLVSYASWTDSRQSEDEYCMPQWLSKYFRGIFVARYNPDADLSPLYETMDRLRTDCLIGDGSLLSPGRSLWTAEHFAELQRTYVQNLDEGEGKFFEKLKVQLSDATAEAHCLMAELIWLLYAFQRGDVSPPTKDRKVREVWSWSGQDLPQDVTALTEQVLYGVGRAGQGYNNNKWRELVLLITAMQDLKSRPVDERRRLLGDGGAFASWFEIQVNGENRQLRHILPFLLFPDSFERISAGQHKRDILAGFGATTAADTGAMSIAKLDDALLTLRKSLEAKHGSHVDFYEGDFRPVWQKPKKKKAHSADKLDEEAVVPSPSGFELNTIFYGPPGTGKTFSTAQRAVEICLGQAASDPGAVRASYEQLVRDGRIGFVTFHQSYTYEDFVEGLRPKPMASGAGFTLEPEAGVLKVMAERASKQAGNHVLIIDEINRANISKVLGELITLLEADKRQGAPAAITVTLPYSKTAFSLPANLYILGTMNTADRSISLLDTALRRRFVFEELPPDSAELAGIELDDSALDLAAILDNLNLRIVYFLGEDAQIGHAWFMGVKMKAELDRVMAFKVIPLLREYFHDDIERVRIVLGGGDGFLNRTPIPVPKGAEGFAEDRYRYSDIFREEGAYPEAAYMALLGQE
- a CDS encoding ArdC family protein; protein product: MARHDRSAAEGGARSNLYDDITNKIIAELEQGRLPWVQPWGASPDTAPLGLPRNASTGRSYSGINILILWGAVIQHGFPGQAWLTFRQALSLGGNVRKGERGTTVVYADRFTPEDEKRRARETGEDAHAIPFLKRFTVFNAAQCDGLPDDITAIAPPPAPGLIEPRVEALIRATGIDFRIGGNRAFYMPSLDYVQVPPPQAYFEPINWHRTALHELGHASGHHSRLNRDLTGSFGSKKYAFEEMIAEQTAAFSCAALGIVPTVRHADYIGSWLEVMHEDSRAIVRAASQASKAADWLLSHLPAEDTVESDASVTDRRAAA
- a CDS encoding DUF2958 domain-containing protein, which encodes MILLTGTQRDRLLANGRQRDQDHIPVVKFFNPFGEGVWLATELDEDGDIMFGLADLGYPELGSWSLGEMQSVRLPFGIGIERDLLFTGDFPISVWAEAARETGSIRAAERLLYRLGAGLSRTSADTENRSA
- a CDS encoding ParB/RepB/Spo0J family partition protein yields the protein MTTAVQKITLSSSRDIPFNKLVLSQSNVRRVKAGISVEELAESIARRGLIQSLHVRPVVDAEGKETGMFEVPAGGRRFRALELLVKQKRLAKVAPVPCVVSEASADVLIDEVSLAENIERAPLHPLDQFRAFQAMREKGMTEEVIAAAFFVDAKVVKQRLRLVSVSPALLDLYAEDGMTLEQLMAFTVSPDHARQEQVWDAIKDGWQKEPYHIRRLLTETTVRAADKRAVFVGIAAYEEAGGCVLRDLFQQDDGGWLQDPVLLDRLVGEKLKAEAEAIAAEGWKWIEVAITFPYGHDHGLRQIVGTTVDLSEEERATREALRDEYDRLEAEYGEADELPDEIDARLGEIEQALETFEHRPMTFEPDQIGMAGAFVSIDADGALLVERGYVRAEDETPAEPEAEIVDPETGEVIQRAEPEEGRMRAVITLGGRPVETEEEDDADTIKPLPDRLVSELTAHRTLALRDAVAVNPHVAMTALLHRLVMNCFMPHSSRGCLEAQVREVHLPAQAEDLRDSASAKAIADRHERWGDHVPADDAALWDWLTDLDDGSRMDLLAHCVSFGVNALYEKPNPYSGTGVSQHGLDIRLSQADRLARSTGLDMVAVGWRPTVGNYLGRVTKPRILEAVREGAGDRAADLIGHLKKGDMAKEAERLLAETGWLPEPLRMVDEGIEVDPASGAAAEADDLPDFLSGDGEDDPADDEEEQHMVAAE